Proteins from one Larimichthys crocea isolate SSNF chromosome XX, L_crocea_2.0, whole genome shotgun sequence genomic window:
- the tm4sf21b gene encoding transmembrane 4 L6 family member 5, protein MCTGACSKFIAIPLYVLAAVSIICNIMLFFPDFETKYAAEDRDGKERITQEVKYMGGLIGGGIMALIPAIHIHLTSAQKCCANRCGMFLSIGFAAAGVAGGLYSLSVASLGLANGPFCEWINEYNSNPTWGAPFANSNGSYLSDKDMWKWCIQPEDVVGFNVALFSTLLVSACIQLILCGIQMVNGLFGCLCGTCAGKE, encoded by the exons ATGTGTACAGGAGCGTGCTCGAAGTTTATCGCCATCCCCCTCTATGTCCTGGCTGCTGTGTCCATCATCTGCAACATTATGCTCTTCTTCCCTGACTTTGAAACAAAGTATGCAGCCGAAGACAGGGATGGAAAGGAACGAATCACTCAAGAAGTCAAATATATGGGAGGCCTGATTGGTGGAGGTATCATG GCCCTCATTCCTGCCATCCACATTCATCTAACCAGTGCACAAAAATGCTGTGCCAACCGCTGTGGG ATGTTCCTGTCCATTGGTTTCGCAGCAGCTGGTGTGGCGGGAGGCTTGTACAGCCTCAGCGTTGCTTCTCTGGGTCTTGCTAATGGGCCATTTTGCGAATGGATCAATGAATATAACTCCAATCCAACCTGGGGGGCGCCTTTCGCTAACAG TAATGGGAGCTACCTGTCTGACAAGGATATGTGGAAATGGTGCATACAGCCAGAGGATGTGGTTGGATTCAACGTGGCACTGTTCTCCACTCTGCTGGTGTCAGCATGCATACAGCTCATCCTCTGTGGCATCCAGATGGTCAATGGACTGTTTGGATGTCTTTGCGGCACCTGTGCTGGCAAGGAG TAA